Proteins found in one Amycolatopsis umgeniensis genomic segment:
- a CDS encoding GyrI-like domain-containing protein — protein sequence MISALNRLVDLVEEHLADDLDVTGLAGASGTTEYHLRRMFSSLAGMSLSEYVRRRRMTAAVADVVRGEGDLLTIAVRYGYGSAEAFGRAFRAVHGAGPGEVRRDGGPLRTQPRLRFRLSVEGSIPMETRIVDRPAFRLVGHATRVPLVHRGVNPHIQRHITALPPEAHARLKALSDTEPPGLLQVSDALDPDGAELTYLHGVAVTGDAPGDLDVIEVPSGRWAVFRTDGPHPEALQKVWAATATEWFPSNPWRLRPGPSIVTILEHSDDFGTATCELWLAVEPA from the coding sequence GTGATCTCGGCACTCAACCGGCTCGTCGATCTGGTGGAAGAGCACCTCGCGGACGACCTCGACGTCACGGGGCTGGCCGGCGCGTCCGGCACGACCGAGTACCACCTGCGCCGGATGTTCTCGTCGCTGGCGGGAATGTCGCTGTCGGAGTACGTCCGCCGTCGCCGCATGACTGCCGCCGTCGCCGACGTCGTCCGTGGCGAGGGCGATCTGCTGACCATCGCCGTCCGGTACGGCTACGGCTCGGCCGAGGCGTTCGGCAGGGCGTTCCGGGCGGTCCACGGTGCCGGTCCCGGTGAGGTCCGCCGAGACGGAGGTCCCCTTCGCACACAACCGCGGCTCAGGTTCCGCCTGAGCGTCGAAGGGAGCATCCCCATGGAAACCCGTATCGTCGACCGTCCCGCTTTCCGGCTCGTCGGGCACGCGACCCGCGTCCCGCTCGTCCACCGGGGCGTCAACCCGCACATCCAGCGGCACATCACCGCGCTGCCGCCGGAGGCGCACGCCCGGCTGAAAGCGCTCAGCGACACCGAACCGCCGGGCCTGCTGCAGGTCAGCGACGCCCTCGACCCGGACGGCGCCGAGCTGACCTACCTGCACGGGGTCGCCGTCACCGGTGACGCCCCCGGCGATCTCGACGTCATCGAGGTGCCGTCCGGGCGGTGGGCGGTCTTCCGTACCGACGGCCCGCATCCGGAGGCACTGCAGAAGGTGTGGGCGGCGACGGCGACCGAATGGTTCCCGTCCAACCCGTGGCGGCTGCGGCCGGGGCCGTCGATCGTCACGATCCTGGAGCACTCGGACGACTTCGGGACCGCCACTTGTGAACTTTGGCTGGCCGTCGAGCCCGCCTGA
- a CDS encoding GNAT family N-acetyltransferase, with product MNDWNDHATLTGERVRLEPLTRDHAKGLFEAGSDPAIWTWLSLRQPEDLAAAEAMVEGILGDPARRAWAQIDARTGEVAGTTSFYAMDARHKIISLGYTWIGSAWQRTGLNRESKLLLLRHAFDDLGANRVSWETDINNLKSQKAIERLGAQREGVLRAHRVRPDGTIRDTVVYSLTGPEWPAVRTALSSSV from the coding sequence GTGAACGACTGGAACGACCACGCGACCTTGACCGGCGAACGCGTCCGCCTCGAACCCCTCACCCGCGACCACGCCAAAGGCCTGTTCGAGGCCGGATCCGACCCGGCGATCTGGACCTGGCTCAGCCTCCGGCAACCGGAAGACCTCGCCGCGGCCGAAGCGATGGTCGAAGGCATCCTCGGCGACCCGGCCCGCCGCGCCTGGGCGCAGATCGACGCGCGCACCGGCGAGGTCGCGGGAACGACGTCGTTCTACGCGATGGACGCACGCCACAAGATCATTTCCCTCGGCTACACCTGGATCGGTTCCGCGTGGCAGCGGACCGGGCTCAACCGCGAGTCGAAACTCCTGTTGCTGCGCCACGCTTTCGACGACCTCGGCGCGAACCGCGTCTCGTGGGAGACCGACATCAACAACCTGAAGTCACAGAAGGCGATCGAACGCCTCGGCGCGCAACGGGAAGGCGTGCTGCGCGCGCATCGCGTCCGGCCCGACGGAACCATCCGTGACACCGTTGTCTACTCCCTCACCGGACCTGAATGGCCCGCGGTCCGCACCGCTTTGTCCTCAAGCGTGTGA
- a CDS encoding DUF2848 domain-containing protein: MPELRFTLPDGQERRTEVHTLLNAGYAGRSQEDVAAHVAELAELGVPAPSVIPALYPVAPYLASQTEEVPVQHERTSGEAEWALVITGPAPEDVLLTAACDHTDRALEAHGVAWSKNAGPDVLAAKAWRLVDVQDRLDELTLSAWAGETLIQQGKLAELLPPSYWLDVLRERDLYASGTVLISGTIPMVQGVDQFADSWRVELGDPATGETIDLAYTVRRLPEPIG, translated from the coding sequence ATGCCTGAGCTGCGTTTCACCCTTCCCGACGGCCAGGAGCGGCGGACCGAGGTCCACACGCTGCTGAACGCCGGATACGCCGGCCGCAGCCAGGAAGACGTCGCCGCCCATGTGGCCGAACTGGCCGAACTCGGTGTCCCGGCACCCTCGGTGATCCCGGCGCTCTACCCTGTCGCGCCGTACCTGGCGAGCCAGACCGAAGAGGTCCCGGTGCAGCACGAGCGGACCTCCGGCGAGGCCGAGTGGGCCCTCGTCATCACCGGCCCCGCGCCCGAGGACGTCCTCCTGACCGCCGCCTGCGACCACACCGACCGCGCGCTCGAGGCGCACGGCGTCGCGTGGAGCAAGAACGCCGGCCCCGACGTCCTGGCCGCCAAGGCGTGGCGCCTCGTCGACGTCCAGGACCGCCTCGACGAGCTCACGCTGTCCGCCTGGGCAGGGGAAACCCTGATCCAGCAAGGAAAACTCGCGGAGCTGCTGCCGCCGTCGTACTGGCTGGACGTCCTGCGCGAACGCGACCTGTACGCCTCGGGCACGGTGCTGATCTCGGGGACGATCCCGATGGTGCAAGGTGTCGACCAGTTCGCCGATTCCTGGCGCGTGGAACTGGGCGATCCGGCGACCGGCGAGACGATCGACCTCGCCTACACCGTGCGGCGGCTGCCCGAACCGATCGGCTGA
- a CDS encoding AAA family ATPase has protein sequence MAEVVILIGLQASGKTTFFRREFAGTHVHVSKDTFPNARRPQVRQLRMLAEALEDGRSVVVDNTNPSPAEWAPLIEVARRYGARVDGYWFPPDLDGSKERNALRKRKTRVPDVGLYATLKRLRRPGAEDGFDELYTVAFDGEGGFVVERG, from the coding sequence GTGGCCGAAGTGGTGATCTTGATCGGGCTCCAGGCGTCCGGGAAGACGACGTTCTTCCGGCGGGAGTTCGCGGGTACGCACGTCCACGTCAGCAAGGACACCTTCCCCAACGCCCGCCGTCCGCAGGTCCGGCAACTGCGGATGCTGGCCGAGGCGCTCGAAGACGGCCGTTCGGTGGTCGTGGACAACACCAACCCGTCGCCGGCGGAATGGGCGCCGCTGATCGAAGTCGCCAGGCGGTACGGCGCGCGGGTCGACGGCTACTGGTTCCCGCCCGATCTCGACGGGTCGAAGGAACGCAACGCGCTCAGGAAAAGGAAAACCCGGGTGCCGGACGTCGGTCTGTATGCGACGCTCAAACGCCTCAGGCGACCTGGCGCCGAGGACGGTTTCGACGAGCTGTACACCGTCGCTTTCGACGGCGAGGGCGGTTTCGTCGTGGAACGGGGGTGA
- a CDS encoding VIT1/CCC1 transporter family protein has product MTETVSTEHPHEPHADLGGKLNWLRAGVLGANDGIVSVAGIVVGVAGATTDSTVIATAGIAGLVAGALSMAGGEYVSVSTQRDTERAQLRLEKRELKEMPEAEERELAEIYEAKGLSRELADEVARELTEKDALQAHAEAELGIDPDNLTSPWQAAWASLVAFTVGALLPLLSIAWTSTSARVWACASAVVVGLALTGFLSAKLGDAHVGRAIARNVGVGALTMLVTYYVGVLFGVSVA; this is encoded by the coding sequence GTGACCGAAACCGTATCGACCGAACATCCCCATGAACCGCACGCGGATCTCGGCGGCAAGCTGAACTGGCTGCGCGCCGGGGTCCTCGGCGCGAACGACGGGATCGTGTCGGTGGCGGGCATCGTGGTCGGCGTCGCGGGCGCGACCACCGACTCCACCGTGATCGCGACAGCGGGAATCGCGGGCCTGGTCGCCGGCGCGCTTTCCATGGCGGGCGGCGAATACGTCTCGGTGAGCACACAACGCGACACCGAACGCGCGCAGTTACGCCTGGAAAAGCGCGAACTGAAAGAGATGCCCGAAGCCGAAGAACGGGAACTCGCGGAAATCTACGAGGCGAAGGGCCTTTCCCGGGAACTCGCCGACGAGGTCGCCCGCGAGCTGACCGAAAAGGACGCGCTGCAGGCACACGCCGAGGCCGAACTCGGCATCGATCCGGACAATCTGACCAGCCCGTGGCAGGCGGCGTGGGCGTCGCTGGTGGCGTTCACCGTCGGCGCGCTGCTGCCGCTGCTGTCGATCGCGTGGACGTCGACCTCGGCACGGGTCTGGGCGTGCGCCTCGGCGGTCGTGGTCGGGCTGGCGCTGACAGGTTTCCTCAGCGCGAAACTCGGCGACGCTCACGTCGGCCGCGCCATCGCGCGGAACGTCGGCGTCGGCGCGCTGACGATGCTGGTGACCTACTACGTCGGCGTGCTGTTCGGCGTCAGTGTCGCATAG
- a CDS encoding tRNA(His) guanylyltransferase Thg1 family protein has translation MTVESGGFEARQREREWFHGLTVPPGSWTVLRVDGRGFSKFTEARFEKPFDPRFGECMVETANALLAEFASPYVYTESDEISVLLDPATDLFGRGVEKLVSISAGVASAAFTHAAGVPAHFDGRVWLGTTADDVVDYFSWRQADATRCALNGWCYWILRKAGKSASEAGAAIEGAGTAEKNELLFAHGVNFAEVPTWQRRGVGLYWETYERTGFDPVRGIEVSATRRRVRVERELPMKAEYRAFLGELLQPIGSGSRRTV, from the coding sequence GTGACCGTGGAGTCCGGCGGTTTCGAAGCGCGGCAACGGGAACGCGAGTGGTTCCACGGCCTGACAGTGCCTCCTGGCTCCTGGACGGTGCTCCGCGTCGACGGCAGGGGATTCTCCAAGTTCACCGAAGCGCGGTTCGAGAAGCCGTTCGATCCCCGGTTCGGTGAGTGCATGGTCGAGACCGCGAACGCCTTGCTCGCGGAATTCGCCTCGCCTTACGTCTACACGGAAAGCGACGAGATCTCGGTCCTTCTCGACCCCGCCACCGACCTCTTCGGCCGGGGTGTCGAGAAGCTCGTGTCGATCTCCGCGGGGGTCGCGTCGGCCGCGTTCACCCACGCCGCCGGAGTGCCCGCGCATTTCGACGGCCGGGTCTGGCTCGGCACGACGGCGGACGACGTCGTCGACTACTTCTCGTGGCGCCAGGCGGACGCGACCCGCTGCGCGCTCAACGGCTGGTGCTACTGGATCCTGCGCAAGGCGGGCAAATCGGCGAGTGAGGCCGGAGCCGCCATCGAAGGCGCGGGCACCGCCGAGAAGAACGAGCTGCTCTTCGCGCACGGCGTCAATTTCGCCGAAGTCCCCACCTGGCAGCGACGCGGCGTCGGGCTGTACTGGGAGACCTACGAACGCACCGGTTTCGACCCGGTGCGCGGGATCGAGGTCTCCGCGACCCGCCGCCGCGTCCGCGTGGAGCGCGAGCTGCCGATGAAGGCCGAGTACCGGGCCTTCCTCGGCGAGCTGCTTCAGCCGATCGGTTCGGGCAGCCGCCGCACGGTGTAG
- the acs gene encoding acetate--CoA ligase: protein MTEQSPALDNLLTESRTFPPSEAFSAQANATADFYAEADADREAFWAKQAERLHWDTKWSQVLDWTNAPVAKWFVGGKLNVAYNCVDRHVVDGHGDQVAIHWVGEPGDNRDITYAQLKDEVSRAANAFESLGLSAGDRVAIQMPMVPEAIFAMLACARIGVLHSVVFGGFSPTALRSRVDDQAARIVITTDGQYRRGKAAPMKANVDEALEGAESVEKVIVVRRTGDEVPITEGRDLWWHELVDGQSAEHTPQAFDSEHPLFILYTSGTTGKPKGILHTSGGYLTQAAYTHHNVFDHKAGEDVYWCTADIGWITGHTYIVYGPLANRTTQVVYEGTPNTPHEGRHWEIVQQHKVSIYYTAPTLIRTFMKWGNEIPEKYDLSSLRVLGSVGEPINPEAWIWYRENVGANSAPIVDTWWQTETGGIMISPLPGVTSTKPGSAQKALPGISAKVVDDQGVEVGKGGGGYLVLDKPWPGMLRGIWGDEERFRDTYWSRFRDQGYYFAGDGAKYDADGDIWLLGRVDDVMNVSGHRISTTEVESALVSHPTVAEAAVVGATDPTTGQGIVAFVILRGNAVDGGEQAVQELRNHVAKEIGPIAKPRQILVVQELPKTRSGKIMRRLLRDVAENRQVGDVTTLADSSVMDLISSGLKSGKSEE from the coding sequence ATGACCGAGCAGTCGCCGGCGCTGGACAATTTGCTCACGGAGAGCAGGACCTTCCCCCCGAGTGAGGCTTTCAGCGCGCAAGCGAATGCCACCGCCGACTTCTACGCCGAAGCCGACGCGGACCGGGAAGCGTTCTGGGCCAAGCAGGCCGAGCGCCTCCACTGGGACACGAAGTGGTCGCAGGTACTGGACTGGACCAATGCCCCGGTCGCGAAGTGGTTCGTGGGCGGGAAGCTGAACGTCGCCTACAACTGCGTCGACCGCCACGTCGTCGACGGGCACGGCGACCAGGTCGCCATCCACTGGGTCGGCGAGCCCGGCGACAACCGCGACATCACCTACGCGCAGCTGAAGGACGAGGTTTCCCGGGCGGCGAACGCCTTCGAGTCCCTCGGCCTGTCCGCGGGCGACCGCGTCGCCATCCAGATGCCGATGGTGCCCGAAGCGATCTTCGCGATGCTCGCGTGCGCCCGCATCGGCGTTCTGCACAGTGTCGTCTTCGGTGGTTTTTCCCCGACAGCGCTGCGATCCCGGGTGGACGACCAGGCGGCGCGGATCGTCATCACCACCGACGGCCAGTACCGCCGCGGCAAGGCCGCGCCGATGAAGGCCAATGTCGACGAAGCGCTCGAAGGCGCCGAATCGGTCGAGAAGGTCATCGTCGTCCGCCGCACCGGCGACGAGGTGCCCATCACCGAAGGCCGCGACCTCTGGTGGCACGAACTGGTCGACGGCCAGTCCGCGGAGCACACGCCGCAGGCGTTCGACTCCGAGCACCCGCTCTTCATCCTCTACACCTCCGGCACCACCGGGAAGCCGAAGGGCATCCTGCACACCTCCGGCGGTTACCTGACCCAGGCCGCGTACACGCACCACAACGTCTTCGACCACAAGGCAGGCGAGGACGTCTACTGGTGCACCGCCGACATCGGCTGGATCACCGGGCACACGTACATCGTGTACGGGCCGCTGGCGAACCGGACGACTCAGGTCGTCTACGAAGGCACGCCGAACACCCCGCACGAAGGCCGCCACTGGGAGATCGTGCAGCAGCACAAGGTCTCCATCTACTACACCGCGCCCACGTTGATCCGCACGTTCATGAAGTGGGGCAACGAGATCCCGGAGAAGTACGACCTGTCCTCGCTGCGCGTGCTCGGCAGCGTCGGCGAGCCGATCAACCCCGAGGCGTGGATCTGGTACCGCGAGAACGTCGGCGCGAACTCGGCGCCGATCGTCGACACCTGGTGGCAGACCGAGACCGGCGGGATCATGATCTCGCCGCTGCCGGGCGTCACCTCCACGAAGCCGGGCTCCGCGCAGAAGGCGCTGCCGGGCATCTCGGCGAAGGTCGTCGACGACCAGGGCGTCGAGGTCGGCAAGGGTGGCGGCGGCTACCTGGTGCTCGACAAGCCGTGGCCTGGCATGCTGCGCGGTATCTGGGGCGACGAGGAGCGGTTCCGCGACACCTACTGGTCCCGTTTCCGCGACCAGGGCTACTACTTCGCCGGTGACGGCGCGAAGTACGACGCCGACGGCGACATCTGGCTACTGGGCCGGGTCGACGACGTGATGAACGTGTCCGGGCACCGCATCTCGACCACCGAGGTCGAGTCCGCGCTCGTCTCGCATCCGACGGTCGCCGAGGCCGCCGTCGTCGGCGCGACCGACCCGACCACCGGGCAGGGCATCGTCGCGTTCGTCATCCTGCGCGGGAACGCGGTCGACGGCGGCGAGCAGGCGGTGCAGGAGCTGCGCAACCACGTCGCCAAGGAGATCGGGCCGATCGCGAAGCCGCGGCAGATCCTGGTCGTGCAGGAACTGCCGAAGACGCGGTCCGGCAAGATCATGCGCCGCCTGCTGCGCGACGTCGCCGAGAACCGCCAGGTCGGCGACGTCACCACGCTGGCCGACTCGTCGGTGATGGACCTGATCTCGTCGGGCCTGAAGTCCGGCAAGTCCGAGGAGTAA
- a CDS encoding peptide MFS transporter — MVSTSTEVQQDTRFFGHPRGLANLFGVEMWERFSYYGMLGILPIYLYYEVSQGGLALPKASALGIVGAYGGMVYLSAVIGAWVADRVLGSERTLFYSAILIMVGHISLAILPGLAGIAVGLFCVAVGSGGLKSNATAIVGTLYAKGDERRDGGFTIFYMGVNIGGFVGPLLTGLAQSELGFHIGFGLAAVGMALGLTQYTIGRKNLGEKASEIPNPLPASQRPLVYLGTVAGVAAIVLLVVFGVINPANLVDVVVWTVAVISVIYFVVIISSKKITSEERSRVYSFIPMFIASAAFFSLYQQQFTVVAAYTDERLNRTVFGWEMPVAWVNSINPVFIILFAPVIAAIWTKLGSRQPSSPVKFVLGTVVMGVAFLLFLPMVGSGKNASPLLALAGILFVFTMAELMLSPVGLSLSTKLAPDAFRTQMVALNFLSISLGTAMSGKLAEYYSVDDEAPYFSIVGGVAIVVGVALLLATPMIRKLMKGVH; from the coding sequence ATGGTGAGTACCTCTACCGAGGTCCAGCAAGACACGAGGTTCTTCGGGCACCCACGAGGGCTGGCGAACCTCTTCGGCGTCGAGATGTGGGAGCGGTTCTCGTATTACGGGATGCTCGGCATCCTCCCGATCTACCTCTACTACGAAGTCAGTCAGGGCGGCCTCGCGCTGCCGAAGGCCTCCGCGCTCGGCATCGTCGGCGCGTACGGCGGCATGGTCTACCTGTCGGCGGTGATCGGCGCCTGGGTCGCGGACCGCGTGCTCGGCTCCGAACGGACGCTGTTCTACAGCGCGATCCTGATCATGGTCGGCCACATCAGCCTGGCGATCCTGCCCGGACTGGCGGGCATCGCCGTGGGTCTCTTCTGCGTCGCCGTCGGCAGTGGCGGGCTGAAGTCCAACGCCACGGCCATCGTCGGGACGCTGTACGCCAAGGGTGACGAGCGTCGCGACGGCGGTTTCACGATCTTCTACATGGGCGTGAACATCGGTGGTTTCGTCGGACCGCTGCTGACCGGGCTCGCGCAGAGCGAACTCGGCTTCCACATCGGCTTCGGGCTGGCCGCGGTCGGGATGGCGCTCGGCCTGACCCAGTACACGATCGGCCGCAAGAACCTCGGCGAGAAGGCGAGCGAGATCCCCAACCCGCTGCCCGCCTCGCAGCGTCCGCTGGTCTACCTCGGCACCGTCGCCGGTGTCGCGGCGATCGTGCTGCTCGTGGTCTTCGGCGTGATCAACCCGGCGAACCTGGTCGACGTCGTCGTCTGGACCGTCGCGGTGATCTCGGTGATCTACTTCGTGGTGATCATCAGCAGCAAGAAGATCACCTCCGAAGAACGCAGCCGGGTGTACTCCTTCATCCCGATGTTCATCGCGAGCGCGGCGTTCTTCTCGCTGTACCAGCAACAATTCACCGTCGTCGCGGCCTACACCGACGAGCGGCTGAACCGCACCGTCTTCGGCTGGGAGATGCCGGTGGCGTGGGTCAACTCGATCAACCCGGTGTTCATCATCCTGTTCGCGCCGGTGATCGCGGCGATCTGGACGAAACTCGGCTCACGGCAGCCGTCTTCGCCGGTCAAGTTCGTCCTCGGCACGGTCGTCATGGGCGTGGCGTTCCTGCTGTTCCTCCCGATGGTCGGCAGCGGCAAGAACGCCAGTCCGCTGCTCGCGCTGGCGGGCATCCTGTTCGTGTTCACCATGGCGGAACTGATGCTTTCGCCGGTCGGCCTTTCGCTTTCGACCAAACTCGCGCCGGACGCTTTCCGTACGCAGATGGTGGCGCTGAACTTCCTGTCCATCTCACTCGGCACGGCGATGTCCGGAAAGCTCGCCGAGTACTACTCGGTGGACGACGAAGCGCCGTACTTCAGCATCGTCGGCGGTGTCGCCATCGTCGTCGGTGTCGCGCTTCTGCTCGCGACGCCGATGATCCGCAAGCTGATGAAGGGCGTCCACTAG
- a CDS encoding cupin domain-containing protein: MTWRPMSTVEGLPLIGGQGRFRTAAAAEGGLAYEIFYPAGVASPVHSHDHDSIVYLVSGSLRGTLDGREVTLEVGETIVHPRGVPHSVEAIVDSRWIEFKTPLPSRPPISG; the protein is encoded by the coding sequence ATGACCTGGCGGCCGATGTCCACAGTGGAGGGTCTGCCGCTGATCGGCGGACAGGGCCGGTTCCGGACGGCAGCCGCGGCGGAAGGCGGGCTGGCGTACGAGATCTTCTACCCGGCGGGCGTCGCTTCTCCCGTGCACAGCCACGATCACGACAGCATCGTGTACCTGGTCTCGGGCTCGCTGCGTGGCACGCTCGACGGCCGGGAGGTCACGCTCGAGGTGGGTGAGACGATCGTCCACCCGCGCGGTGTCCCGCACAGCGTTGAGGCCATTGTGGACAGTCGATGGATCGAGTTCAAGACGCCGCTGCCCTCACGGCCGCCGATCTCGGGGTAA
- a CDS encoding MFS transporter: MTSPAGDRRSLHKAFAASLSGTALEWYDFAAYSVAAATIFGQLFFPSEDQLASTMAAFSTYAVGYLARPLGGFIFGRLGDVLGRKRILVMTLVLTGVATFLIGVLPTYESIGGFAAILLVALRFAQGVGIGGEWGGAVLLSSEFGDPDKRGFWASAAQIGPPAGNLLANGVLAVLAALLTEDQFNSWGWRIAFLLSGVLVVFGLWIRLKLEETPVFKQIQERGERSSAPISEVFRTERRALVAAVLIRVCPDVLYALFTVFVLTYVTTHTGLSRGAGLAAVMIGSAFQLVLMPLFGALSDRISRRRMYLVATIAAGIWPFVFFPMVSGGSFAMLAIGIVLALVIHAALYGPQAALVTEQFSPRLRYTGSSLAYTLAGVIGGAPAPLLFTALLAGFDTWLAIGVYLLATAVVTIIGVVLARDPDREEATAMESVR; encoded by the coding sequence ATGACCTCACCAGCCGGTGACCGGCGCTCGCTGCACAAGGCCTTCGCGGCCAGCCTCTCGGGAACAGCGCTCGAGTGGTACGACTTCGCGGCCTACTCGGTGGCGGCCGCGACGATCTTCGGGCAGCTCTTCTTCCCCTCGGAGGACCAGCTCGCGAGCACGATGGCGGCGTTCTCCACCTACGCCGTCGGCTACCTCGCCCGTCCGCTCGGCGGGTTCATCTTCGGCCGCCTCGGCGACGTGCTCGGCCGCAAGCGCATCCTGGTCATGACCCTCGTGCTCACCGGTGTCGCGACTTTCCTCATCGGTGTCCTGCCCACCTACGAGAGCATCGGCGGCTTCGCGGCCATCCTGCTGGTGGCGCTGCGCTTCGCCCAGGGTGTCGGCATCGGCGGTGAATGGGGTGGCGCCGTCCTGCTGTCGAGTGAGTTCGGGGATCCGGATAAACGCGGGTTCTGGGCATCGGCCGCGCAGATCGGCCCGCCCGCGGGCAACCTGCTCGCGAACGGCGTCCTCGCCGTATTGGCCGCGCTGCTCACCGAGGACCAGTTCAACAGCTGGGGCTGGCGGATCGCGTTCCTGCTGTCGGGTGTGCTGGTCGTGTTCGGCCTGTGGATCCGCCTGAAACTGGAGGAAACGCCGGTCTTCAAGCAGATCCAGGAGCGCGGAGAACGTTCGTCGGCGCCGATCTCCGAGGTCTTCCGCACCGAACGCCGCGCGCTGGTGGCGGCCGTGCTGATCCGCGTCTGCCCGGACGTGCTCTACGCGCTGTTCACCGTCTTCGTCCTCACCTACGTCACCACGCACACCGGCCTCTCGCGCGGCGCCGGACTGGCCGCGGTGATGATCGGTTCGGCGTTCCAGCTGGTGCTGATGCCCTTGTTCGGCGCGCTTTCGGACCGGATTTCGCGCCGCAGGATGTACCTGGTGGCGACCATCGCCGCCGGGATCTGGCCGTTCGTGTTCTTCCCGATGGTCAGCGGCGGTTCGTTCGCGATGCTGGCGATCGGCATCGTGCTCGCGCTCGTCATCCACGCCGCGCTCTACGGTCCGCAGGCCGCGCTGGTCACCGAGCAGTTCTCGCCGCGTCTGCGCTACACCGGCAGCTCGCTGGCCTACACCCTCGCCGGGGTGATCGGCGGGGCGCCCGCGCCGTTGCTGTTCACGGCGCTGCTCGCCGGCTTCGACACCTGGCTCGCGATCGGCGTCTACTTGCTCGCGACCGCGGTGGTGACCATCATCGGTGTGGTGCTCGCCCGTGACCCGGACCGCGAGGAGGCGACGGCCATGGAAAGCGTGCGATGA
- a CDS encoding DUF6319 family protein, with protein sequence MTVDAMTRTDAVSEEAATEAPVDSTPQAETTSETTEAKTETPENPEAPAENTAESPKPKRGRPKVATTAKKTRTVELTLTVTGTADGEWQAELKNGSKWVAKGLEIPAAAVSRAAKELHADLSGPIDEVINAARELQAAKVAQLEAELEKAKLALAELDA encoded by the coding sequence ATGACCGTGGATGCCATGACACGCACTGACGCCGTGTCCGAAGAAGCGGCTACCGAAGCGCCCGTCGACTCGACGCCGCAGGCGGAGACCACCTCGGAGACCACCGAGGCCAAGACCGAGACCCCGGAAAACCCGGAGGCCCCCGCCGAGAACACGGCGGAGTCCCCCAAGCCCAAGCGTGGCCGCCCGAAGGTCGCCACGACGGCGAAGAAGACCCGCACCGTCGAGCTGACCCTCACGGTCACCGGTACCGCCGACGGCGAGTGGCAGGCCGAGCTCAAGAACGGCAGCAAGTGGGTCGCGAAGGGCCTGGAGATCCCGGCCGCCGCCGTATCCCGCGCCGCCAAGGAACTGCACGCGGACCTGTCGGGCCCGATCGACGAGGTCATCAACGCCGCTCGCGAGCTGCAGGCCGCGAAGGTCGCCCAGCTCGAGGCCGAGCTGGAGAAGGCGAAGCTGGCCCTGGCCGAGCTGGACGCGTAA